AATTTAACAAAACTATATGAGTTGCAACCACTGTTTGATAAACTTCCCAAAAATGTGATACTAAATGCGCATAATAAAGCACTTTCATCAGATAAAACCTTACTAACTCAAAGTGGTATTCTGATGACGAAAGCATTTTATACTGAACTAGGCGTTAATTTACATAAAGTAGGAAGTTTATATATCGTTAAAATAGGATTGATTATGATTGCGATTGCTTTACTTGGAGGAATAGCAACAGTCTTAGTCAGCTTTTTGTCCTCAAAAATTGCCTCTGGTGTTGCTAGAAATTTACGTAATGATGTTTTCAAAAAAATTGAAAGCTTTTCAAACAACGAATTTGATAAATTTTCAACGGCATCTCTGATTACAAGATGTACAAATGATGTAATGCAAATTCAAACTCTTTTAATGATGGGGATCCGCATGCTTTGTTACGCACCAATAATGGGGATTGGTGGAATCATAATGGCGATTAATAAATCTGCTTCGATGAGCTGGATTATTGCATTAGCTGTTATCGTTCTACTTTCTTTAATTATTGTAATCATGACAGTTGCTATTCCAAAGTTTAAATTAATTCAAAAGCTAATCGATAAGTTAAACCTTGTTTCAAGAGAAAATTTAACGGGCTTGATGGTAATTAGGGCTTTTGGAAATGCTTCACATGAAAAAACGAGATTCCAAGAGGTAAACAGCGAATTAACAAAAACGAATTTATTTGTAAATCGAATCATGACAATGATGATGCCTTCAATGATGTTGATTATGAATGGTTCATCACTTTTAATCATCTGGGTTGGTGCCCACCAAATTGCTAAATCTAATATGCAAGTTGGGGATATGATTGCATTTATGCAATATGCAATGCAAATCATCACAGCATTTTTAATGATTTCAATCATGTTTATCCTTGTCCCTAGAGCTGCAGTTTCTGCGACACGTATTTCAGAAGTAATGTCTACTGATGTATCAATTAACGATCCAGAGCTTAATAAAAACTTTGTAGCAGATAAAAAAGGATTTGTTGAATTTAAAAATGTTTGTTTCCGATATGAAGGTGCTGAAAATGATGTACTAAATAATATTTCATTTGTTGCTAAGCCAGGACAAACAACTGCTATTATTGGTCCAACTGGTTCCGGAAAATCCACAATTGCAAATTTAATATTACGTTTTTATGATATTACCAAAGGGGAAATCTTAGTTGATGGTGTAGATCTAAGGGAAGTAAAGCAAAAGGATTTACGCACTAAAATTGGTTATGTACCTCAAAAAGGACTTTTACTAACAGGGACAATTGCTTCCAATTTAAAATACGGAAATAAGAATATTTCTGGTGAAGAAATGGAAAGAGTAGCCCAAATCGCTCAGGCTAGTGAATTTATCTTTCAAAAAGAAGGGAAATTTGATGCTGAAATTTCTCAAGGTGGAGATAATGTTTCAGGTGGTCAAAAACAAAGAATTTCGATCGCTCGGGCTTTAGCAAGGAAACCCGAAATTCTTATTTTTGACGATAGTTTCTCTGCGCTTGATTTTAAGACGGATTTTGCTCTAAGAAAAGCGTTAAATGAAGAGATTAAATCCACTACGATGATCATAATTGCCCAACGTGTAAATACGATCATGAATGCAGAGCATATTGTTGTATTAGATAATGGTAGGATTGTAGGTCAAGGTACTCATAAAGAACTTCTGAACAATTGCCCTGAATACTTAGAAATTGCTTCATCGCAGTTATCCAAGGAGGAATTAGCATGAGCAATTCTAATAAAAATACTTTTCAAAATCGGGACAGTGGTCGTGGGCCCGGTCAAATGTTTGGACGAAGTATCCCAATGGCGCCAGGGCAAAAAGCGAAAGATTTTAAAGGTTCGATGGCAAAATTGATGAGTTATTTAGGTGCGCACAAAAAGACAATTGTTTTTGTCTTTATACTAGCAATTATTTCAACTGTTTTTACAATACTAGGGCCAAAAATTCTTGGTAAAGCGACAGATGAAATTTTTTCTGGTGTCATGAAACAAATTAGCGGTAGTGGAAAAATTAACTTTGGAAAAATAAGTGCTATTGGTTTATGGTTAATCGGTTTATATGTATTAAGCTCATTTTTTGCATATCTTCAAGGCTATGTAATGAGTGGTGTTACAATGAAGGTAACTTTTAAGCTTCGAAGTGATATTAATGATAAAATTCATAAATTACCTTTAAGCTATTTTGATCAAACTAGTCACGGTGAGGTTCTTTCTAGAATTACGAATGATGTTGATACAATTAATCAAACATTAAACCAAAGTTTAACACAAATAATTACATCAATTACCTCGATTATAGGTATAACAATCATGATGATTTCGATCAGCTGGCAACTCACTTTAGTTGCGCTATGCATATTACCTCTTTCAATGGTATTTGTCATGATGATCGTTAAAAAATCTCAAAAACATTTTATTAACCAGCAAAAATATTTAGGGAAAGTAAATGGTCATGTAGAAGAGATGTTAGGAAATCATGTTTTAGTAAAAGCATTTAGTGGTGAAGATGAATCTACAAGAGCTTTTAGTGAATATAATGATGAGTTATATAAATCGGCATGGAGAGCGAATTTTCTATCGGGACTTATGATTCCAATCACTGCTTTTATTGGAAACATTGGCTATGTTGCGATTTGTATATTAGGTGG
This genomic interval from Gottfriedia acidiceleris contains the following:
- a CDS encoding ABC transporter ATP-binding protein, which gives rise to MIKLAKYLKAFSTSIILAILFLFGQAMCDLNLPNYMSKIVNNGIQQNGILNVAPDAISQKGMKLMTTFMTDQEKEIIFKNYDLKSVNDKNSKGNKYISIYKKADQSIYVKKKLNKNVEKQLDQSFAASTWTLFNIIQEEATGKVSHAQTSSTPRSNNINLTKLYELQPLFDKLPKNVILNAHNKALSSDKTLLTQSGILMTKAFYTELGVNLHKVGSLYIVKIGLIMIAIALLGGIATVLVSFLSSKIASGVARNLRNDVFKKIESFSNNEFDKFSTASLITRCTNDVMQIQTLLMMGIRMLCYAPIMGIGGIIMAINKSASMSWIIALAVIVLLSLIIVIMTVAIPKFKLIQKLIDKLNLVSRENLTGLMVIRAFGNASHEKTRFQEVNSELTKTNLFVNRIMTMMMPSMMLIMNGSSLLIIWVGAHQIAKSNMQVGDMIAFMQYAMQIITAFLMISIMFILVPRAAVSATRISEVMSTDVSINDPELNKNFVADKKGFVEFKNVCFRYEGAENDVLNNISFVAKPGQTTAIIGPTGSGKSTIANLILRFYDITKGEILVDGVDLREVKQKDLRTKIGYVPQKGLLLTGTIASNLKYGNKNISGEEMERVAQIAQASEFIFQKEGKFDAEISQGGDNVSGGQKQRISIARALARKPEILIFDDSFSALDFKTDFALRKALNEEIKSTTMIIIAQRVNTIMNAEHIVVLDNGRIVGQGTHKELLNNCPEYLEIASSQLSKEELA